In a genomic window of Amphiprion ocellaris isolate individual 3 ecotype Okinawa chromosome 11, ASM2253959v1, whole genome shotgun sequence:
- the LOC111571688 gene encoding probable ribonuclease ZC3H12C, with translation MGLKDHLEDGTGRILSLGLDLDYLHVEGAERQADPNFATAAGNIGVLQATADAPSSSSNSIGSTSTSFSTHSSYSSSSSSCSNLSEESAISDSEDERLQSESKNLHHRESSRLDLAPNQSSGDPPQPEPLAPTDPVTDCRTKVEFALKLGYSEDLVLLVLRKLGPDALINDVLGELVKLGTKTEMEQPGGLIVSQSPSPSLSSSLACSSSSDSPLDSCRLLCPSKLLEDKENLRPVVVDGSNVAMSHGNKEVFSCQGIQLAVDWFLERGHQDITVFVPAWRKEQSRPDALITDQEILRRLEKEKILVFTPSRRVQGRRVVCYDDRFIVKLAYESDGIIVSNDNYRDLANEKPEWKKFIDERLLMYSFVNDKFMPPDDPLGRHGPSLENFLRKRPVVPEHRKQPCPYGKKCTYGHKCKFYHPERGSKPQRSVADELRASVRISSVASRGLLENALTIKSQSGKSEEMVEAEPSRSVGNKQLNQSPRRAFADLMEDRLRVHSKAEGRRGSSGSSSCSSSIVGHPAPGGPPSSSGRRDCCELPGGGSGSSLRAAGGSGLIQAESHHRCESPEVGYRSLVKTYSSLSLLVPQNPECFFPADLRAGSLLSDCSSEGSVSSDSFSPDPMLDDSPKCHHHPHHNHHYSGQYAQLPSLVYHGLTQHSTCGYSVPPGLRRHHGFGMEDPPSSVPSHASPRPFKTTSSYIPPQCQRPLLSSFVGDLPLRPPHPPLPSTTHSQPQSSPFSRNLMGSLWQEGGLQDSRVYEGSPLQSRRSYSGLNQKPQHQINWDTNCQATPNPCYDPFSYKSLPQVHGKSWCSPWSQQALSSPHSLSAASLPPQQPLPSIATHKTHLPPAPQHQEPPALGRYQDLRERVFANLCGIFPPDLVRMVMTRNPHMMDAQELAAAILMEKSQHGS, from the exons ATGGGCCTGAAGGACCATCTGGAGGATGGGACAGGCCGCATCCTCAGTCTGGGGCTGGATCTGGACTACCTCCATGTGGAAGGTGCTGAGCGGCAGGCCGACCCGAACTTTGCGACGGCTGCTGGGAATATAGGAGTCCTCCAGGCCACAGCTGATGCcccgagcagcagcagcaacagtatTGGCAGCACCAGCACTAGTTTTAGCACTCATTCaagctacagcagcagcagcagcagttgcaGCAACCTTTCTGAGGAGAGTGCCATCTCTGACAGTGAAGATGAACGGCTCCAGTCTGAATCTAAAAACCTCCACCACAGGGAGTCCTCCAGGCTGGACCTGGCACCAAACCAGTCCTCTGGAGACCCTCCACAGCCAGAACCATTAGCTCCCACTGACCCCGTCACTGACTGCCGCACCAAAGTAGAGTTTGCTCTCAAGCTCGGCTACTCTGAGGACCTGGTGCTGCTGGTTCTTAGGAAACTGGGCCCTGACGCACTCATCAATGATGTACTGGGAGAGCTAGTCAAACTGGGAACCAAGACAGAGATGGAGCAGCCAGGAGGTCTGATTGTCTCCCAGTCTCCCTCCCCATCTTTGTCATCCTCTCTGgcctgctcttcctcctccgaCTCCCCTCTAGACTCCTGCCGGCTACTGTGTCCGTCCAAGCTGctggaagacaaagaaaaccttcGTCCTGTTGTTGTGGATGGAAGCAACGTAGCCATGAG TCATGGAAACAAAGAAGTGTTCTCCTGCCAAGGCATCCAGCTGGCAGTTGATTGGTTCTTGGAGCGAGGTCACCAGGACATCACAGTTTTTGTTCCGGCCTGGAGGAAGGAGCAGTCGCGACCCGATGCTCTTATCACAG ACCAAGAGATCCTCCGGCGACTGGAGAAAGagaagatcctggttttcactCCATCTCGTCGCGTTCAGGGACGTCGTGTGGTTTGTTACGATGACAGATTCATTGTCAAACTGGCCTACGAGTCGGATGGCATAATCGTGTCCAATGACAACTACCGGGATCTGGCCAATGAAAAGCCAGAGTGGAAGAAGTTCATTGACGAACGCCTGCTGATGTACTCATTTGTGAATGACAA ATTCATGCCACCGGATGACCCACTGGGACGCCACGGACCGAGTCTGGAGAACTTTCTGAGGAAGAGGCCTGTTGTTCCTGAACACCGGAAGCAACCATGTCCTTATG GGAAAAAGTGCACATATGGCCACAAGTGTAAGTTCTACCACCCTGAAAGAGGCAGCAAACCCCAGCGATCTGTGGCCGATGAACTCCGTGCCAGTGTCAGAATTTCATCAGTCGCTTCCAGAGGCTTGTTGGAAAACGCCCTGACGATAAAGAGCCAAAGTGGTAAATCAGAAGAAATGGTTGAGGCCGAGCCAAGTCGGAGCGTCGGAAACAAACAGCTGAATCAGAGCCCTCGGAGAGCCTTCGCTGATCTTATGGAGGACAGACTTCGGGTCCATTCCAAAGCTGAAGGCCGGAGGGgaagcagcggcagcagcagctgtagcaGCAGCATTGTGGGTCATCCTGCTCCAGGTGGACCCCCATCATCATCTGGACGTCGGGACTGCTGTGAGCTTCCTGGGGGAGGCAGTGGAAGCAGCTTAAGGGCTGCTGGAGGTTCTGGGCTGATCCAGGCTGAGTCCCACCACAGATGTGAGTCTCCAGAGGTGGGCTACCGGTCTCTGGTGAAGACCTATTCAAGCCTTAGTCTCCTGGTTCCTCAGAATCCTGAATGCTTTTTCCCGGCTGATCTGCGAGCAGGCTCGCTGCTTTCAGACTGCAGCAGTGAGGGAAGTGTCAGCTCCGACTCTTTCTCCCCAGACCCCATGCTGGACGACAGCCCCAAGTGCCACCACCATCCTCACCACAATCACCACTACTCTGGACAGTACGCTCAGCTTCCAAGCCTCGTTTACCATGGATTAACCCAGCACTCTACATGTGGTTACTCCGTTCCTCCAGGACTGCGTAGACACCATGGCTTTGGCATGGAGGACCCTCCATCATCTGTTCCTTCTCATGCATCTCCACGTCCCTTCAAGACCACTTCTTCCTACATCCCACCCCAGTGTCAGCGCCCGTTGCTGAGCAGTTTTGTTGGGGATTTACCACTTCGTCCACCACACCCGCCCCTACCTTCCACCACTCACTCCCAGCCTCAGAGCTCCCCCTTCAGTCGCAATCTGATGGGCTCCCTTTGGCAGGAAGGTGGGCTTCAGGACTCCAGAGTGTATGAGGGGTCACCACTTCAGTCTAGAAGAAGCTACTCTGGACTAAACCAAAAACCGCAACATCAGATAAACTGGGACACCAACTGTCAGGCAACCCCAAATCCTTGCTATGATCCGTTTTCCTACAAGAGTCTCCCACAAGTTCACGGAAAGTCTTGGTGTTCTCCTTGGAGCCAGCAAGCGCTTTCCTCACCTCATAGCCTTTCAGCAGCAAGTCTTCCACCACAGCAGCCTCTTCCATCCATCGCTACCCACAAGACTCACCTGCCTCCAGCTCCTCAGCACCAGGAGCCACCAGCCTTGGGTCGATACCAAGACCTGAGGGAGAGAGTGTTTGCTAACTTGTGCGGCATCTTCCCTCCGGATTTGGTGAGGATGGTGATGACCAGGAACCCTCACATGATGGATGCTCAGGAGCTTGCAGCTGCAATTTTGATGGAGAAATCGCAGCACGGTTCTtga